From one Saprospiraceae bacterium genomic stretch:
- a CDS encoding tetratricopeptide repeat protein — MVVLAATGWLVLFRNTGSPLLSKIWPVVLGLLFTENIYSIIHLHPYQYTYFNPLFGGLKKAYGKFETDYWMLSVKEAADWIKLHEESRPKDSTITIATNCFYPSRVFLGDSLLGIKTAYVRYYDRGEKLWDYGIFYSRFVNQYQLSHQIWPPKGTIHTIDADGIPLCAIVKRENIDDYLGYSATAKNDPVAAIRHFSKALEYDPFNEKAAMALSIVFLSVGQPDLAEKALNQSLNSFPDNPGAQEVMNKIQASKKKLINK, encoded by the coding sequence ATGGTGGTGCTCGCTGCTACTGGTTGGCTGGTATTGTTTCGGAATACCGGGTCTCCATTATTGAGTAAAATTTGGCCGGTCGTACTTGGACTCTTATTTACAGAAAACATTTATTCTATCATTCATTTACATCCTTATCAATATACCTACTTCAATCCCTTGTTCGGGGGATTGAAAAAAGCCTATGGCAAATTTGAGACAGATTACTGGATGCTTTCTGTTAAAGAGGCTGCCGACTGGATAAAACTACACGAAGAGTCACGGCCCAAAGACAGTACGATTACCATAGCCACGAATTGTTTTTATCCTTCCCGGGTATTTCTGGGAGATAGTTTATTAGGTATAAAGACGGCCTATGTCAGGTATTATGATCGAGGCGAAAAATTATGGGATTATGGAATATTTTATTCAAGGTTTGTAAATCAATATCAGCTTTCTCATCAAATCTGGCCACCTAAAGGAACGATTCATACCATCGACGCTGACGGCATCCCTCTTTGTGCAATAGTAAAAAGGGAAAACATAGATGACTACCTGGGGTATAGCGCTACTGCCAAAAACGATCCTGTAGCAGCCATCCGGCATTTTTCCAAAGCATTGGAATATGACCCCTTTAACGAGAAAGCTGCCATGGCGCTTTCTATTGTTTTCCTGTCGGTCGGCCAACCCGACCTGGCAGAAAAGGCCCTCAATCAAAGTTTAAATTCATTTCCTGATAATCCCGGGGCCCAGGAAGTGATGAACAAAATACAAGCTTCGAAGAAAAAGTTAATTAATAAATAA
- a CDS encoding CHRD domain-containing protein, with the protein MNTIANTMRVQISFSDLTGTTTAAHIHAATAIAFSGNAGVATTLPSFTGFPSGVTSGTYDITFDMTLASSYSASFVTANGVPATAFVALVAALQTGKSYLNIHSSTFPGGEIRGFMMVGPVVAWVKDSIPAADSVCTNQLTVYRVFSATDACLNVSYCTQKIVVKDTIGPVFTVFPTDTTVVCVDEVPPVAGSLGCLHCPFQDVAPFATDNCGSALVSFTEEVSIDSTCQNKKTILRIWTATDACNNMTRDTQMIRVNDTVPPILTCRDTLRFECLIDFPVAYANVDSLLADQGTVLDNCCLDSSSFRLISETMTAPDGMTTLTRMYSIDDCCGNSDTCVQVLQMPICFLDLALKKEIDAPTPYFASPGGTVPFKITIYNQFAIASDSIKIIDYLPSPASTVISPNWVNNNDGTACLTLSRANGLLPGSGLVFGDSVVVSFTIQLGMDIAIASTQNIAEIYSAQDTFHNTLPDLDSSPNGIPDDETGTVDNEINNDGTLDEDDQDPAPFFILRDPVCQDQLNVSLDGNCQKCITAADLLLGPTLPEENYEIQVFDASGRKLQGNCIDISYLGYSLTYKVILNVPGHLNACWGNLKVEDKAPPALRCANDTVSCFEFANLPLVATNIDNCSGDTVRILSEKWVDYGCDSAYLGYVDRTIWGSDRWQNSLTCTSRIYIKKTSLEQVQCPDALEFPCTILHQIGGVKELKIPISIDKNKLTPEFLLSLQQATWEFKDGSKDRVFLTSIPVVPHVKGQSVYLAASGVCKINASYTDKPLPICGTGVKIRREWLIFDWCTQAEKTCVQYISIEDKIAPIPTNQNLGMVASGPHDCGQYINLPKLDYKDCNDVVQTYSLSINEEGIPRILQGDLPASHIWLPVGSFNIIVRLVDACYNESFGAIAVKVEDVTPPTPVCIEYTQVTVDPAGCWASVAAKDLDKGSRDNCSSKLHFAAAQMDSIDYWTKYWTSKLEEKCGKEEYWRNNELYQTWIDDWIDCYIFRDTVYFDECGSNQVVLRVYEADRIPLRDPHIFPWSEHAWYCYNSNIFYRIAHNYNFFDSKGSKLASWRLPLDCKSIVEDWINTQKTKYISSRYGHNIDVSAVTINQTMDSIQSQGTYCPGDTSINLNPGECNRIVKYSIALPLGYTAVQTSGLPSGSQFPIGTTTNGFNIYDGNTLVTNCTFSVTIKEFDLSPAVSKQMDSIYTHGTYCPGDTTINLNPGECGRIVKYSIILPPGYSAVQTSGLASGYEFPIGTTTNRFNINDGNTLVTNCEFSVTIKEFDMPSNYIYCKENTTIILNNGSAILGAGQVLVNANYGCFDNYIVELFKSGYVPAVLSTQDIGQMYVYRVIDPRTSQKCEGKVLVGTPPLNCKAISTVLLNNDGFAFLGAGQVLIEEQYRCFDNYIVEFLKGSYVPGIATTQDVGMTLTYRVIDPTSSAKCEGKVFIDDINNSIEQLNLLNNRRHSKILYNDCMVTVLVDDKQAPVVNHLQDITIYCDGAPEYAGHPACEHSERFSKWPLDLKDSKGVWHGYYGGSDFLGVHIDADAHDDPDACEFNKGWAPIYCRSWLYLDSFDHAGHVNPKDYFSTLVKVDKKRPLDHVLKSNEFTITDNCRLEDTTLRIVDNGTLNGCSEGWIQRTWTIKDKCGNSVTAIQKIIVKHRRDFEVIFPEDKVVTCDFLNKTDTSTAGAGAPIISDDECEQVGVRYADEIFTVEDGACYKIVRTWTLVDWCIYDPNQHNHYPDVIVDDRLRANTSNRSCVYRNIKDNNDGYMTYVQIIKVIDETPPVVTTRDTTVCVLSDDCLVSVVIPLSASDNCAAASDIRFRYFIDLNATDAVYNGKLFDPTSIDQGGTQYVKDFVFLLGAPGRHVVHVVGIDNCGNADTSSFRFEIKDCKKPTPYCYNGIATVIMPGNGQVTVWAKDLNLNSSDNCTPAADLKYSFSADVATASRQFTCADMTSDGQNQIFEVEIWVTDKAGNQDLCRTYIKLQDNADAANGRPEGACKDTVASLASISGKLLTEDQQGVESATVQIKSATPSGIPAWKSSIDGSYQFNAIPTSGSYSISAMRDDNPMNGVSTLDLVLIQKHILGTERFTSPYKIIAADADNDQNVSAIDLIELRKLILGLYDKLPNNTSWKFVPMSYRFDDILNPWSAPNEEQIIVAQGAMVKDFVGIKIGDVNATAAPHSLMNTEVRGSGSGLILEVKDRTFKAGERVEVSFTSPNFKGISGFQGTMSIGNKQLTIDNLNRQSSINFTENNIGRRWEHEGMITMSWNSNQSQDLDNQAVLFTMNFTAQQDGRLSEVLRIGSQHTIAESYEGKGELGNVSIRFIGQHGQEVTAQSELYQNYPNPFDQRTVIGFNLAELGRGTFKVTDITGRTIKSIEKEWAKGYQEVWIERREIKASGVLYYSFESKAFKATKKMVLLD; encoded by the coding sequence GTGAATACCATAGCCAATACCATGCGGGTACAAATATCTTTTAGTGATCTTACAGGTACGACTACTGCAGCGCATATTCATGCAGCGACAGCTATAGCATTTTCAGGCAATGCCGGGGTAGCTACAACCCTGCCATCTTTTACTGGTTTTCCATCTGGAGTCACTAGCGGAACATATGATATCACATTTGATATGACTTTGGCCAGCAGTTACAGTGCATCTTTTGTCACCGCTAATGGGGTACCAGCAACGGCGTTTGTCGCTTTAGTAGCTGCTTTGCAGACTGGGAAATCCTATCTAAATATTCACTCATCTACGTTCCCAGGGGGAGAAATAAGAGGATTTATGATGGTTGGTCCAGTTGTAGCCTGGGTCAAAGATAGTATACCTGCTGCAGATTCAGTCTGTACCAACCAGTTGACAGTATATAGAGTATTTAGTGCTACCGACGCTTGTCTCAATGTCAGCTATTGTACTCAAAAGATCGTAGTCAAAGACACGATCGGGCCGGTATTTACAGTTTTTCCGACCGATACTACGGTGGTATGTGTAGATGAGGTGCCACCGGTTGCTGGTTCTTTGGGATGTTTGCATTGTCCTTTTCAAGATGTTGCGCCCTTCGCCACTGACAACTGTGGTAGTGCCTTGGTAAGTTTTACGGAGGAAGTTTCTATTGATTCAACTTGTCAGAATAAAAAAACCATCCTGAGAATATGGACAGCTACTGATGCTTGCAATAATATGACCAGGGATACCCAAATGATCAGAGTCAATGACACGGTCCCTCCTATCCTGACCTGCCGGGATACATTACGATTTGAATGTTTGATCGATTTCCCGGTAGCATATGCAAATGTCGATTCTTTGTTGGCCGATCAGGGCACTGTTTTGGATAATTGTTGTCTTGACAGCTCTTCGTTCAGACTGATTTCAGAAACGATGACAGCTCCTGATGGCATGACTACGCTTACCCGGATGTATTCCATTGATGACTGTTGCGGCAACAGCGATACCTGTGTACAAGTTCTGCAAATGCCGATTTGTTTCCTTGACCTGGCCTTGAAAAAGGAGATTGATGCTCCGACACCTTATTTTGCCAGCCCCGGAGGAACCGTTCCATTTAAAATCACAATATATAATCAGTTTGCTATAGCCTCTGATAGTATTAAGATTATTGATTATTTGCCCAGCCCGGCATCTACTGTGATTTCGCCCAATTGGGTGAATAATAATGATGGAACTGCTTGCCTTACTTTGTCACGAGCCAATGGATTGCTTCCTGGATCCGGTCTGGTGTTCGGAGACTCTGTTGTGGTATCTTTCACCATACAGTTGGGAATGGATATTGCTATAGCGTCAACACAAAATATTGCCGAGATATATTCCGCTCAGGATACTTTCCACAATACGCTTCCTGATCTTGACAGCAGTCCCAATGGCATTCCCGATGATGAGACCGGGACAGTCGATAATGAAATAAATAATGATGGAACCCTGGATGAAGATGATCAGGACCCTGCACCATTTTTTATCTTAAGAGATCCGGTCTGCCAGGACCAATTGAATGTAAGCCTGGATGGCAATTGTCAAAAATGTATTACCGCAGCTGACCTGCTTCTTGGACCTACATTGCCTGAAGAAAATTATGAAATTCAGGTCTTTGATGCATCCGGAAGAAAATTACAGGGTAATTGTATTGATATCTCCTACCTGGGCTATTCCCTGACTTATAAAGTGATATTAAATGTACCGGGTCATTTGAATGCTTGTTGGGGTAATTTAAAGGTTGAAGACAAAGCACCACCAGCGCTCCGATGTGCCAATGATACTGTCAGCTGTTTTGAATTTGCCAATCTACCACTGGTAGCTACTAATATAGATAATTGCAGTGGAGATACAGTACGCATTTTGAGTGAAAAATGGGTAGACTATGGATGCGACTCAGCTTACCTGGGTTATGTAGATCGAACGATCTGGGGTTCAGATCGCTGGCAAAACAGCTTGACTTGTACTAGCAGGATATATATTAAAAAGACTAGCCTGGAGCAGGTGCAATGTCCGGACGCTCTTGAGTTCCCCTGTACTATTCTCCATCAAATAGGTGGTGTCAAAGAATTGAAAATACCTATTTCAATCGATAAGAATAAGCTCACTCCGGAATTTTTATTGAGTTTGCAGCAGGCTACCTGGGAGTTTAAGGACGGCAGCAAAGACCGGGTATTTTTAACATCTATTCCTGTGGTACCTCATGTAAAGGGTCAAAGTGTCTATCTGGCTGCATCCGGTGTATGTAAGATCAATGCAAGCTATACCGACAAACCGCTTCCGATCTGTGGTACTGGTGTCAAGATTAGAAGAGAATGGCTCATATTTGATTGGTGTACCCAGGCCGAGAAGACTTGTGTGCAGTACATATCGATTGAAGATAAAATAGCACCGATACCGACCAATCAAAATTTGGGCATGGTAGCATCCGGCCCGCATGACTGTGGCCAATATATTAATCTGCCCAAACTTGATTATAAAGATTGTAATGATGTGGTTCAAACATATTCATTGTCGATCAATGAAGAAGGTATTCCAAGGATTTTGCAAGGAGATTTGCCAGCCAGTCATATTTGGCTACCCGTTGGCTCTTTTAATATAATAGTACGGCTCGTCGATGCTTGTTACAATGAGAGTTTTGGCGCAATAGCTGTAAAGGTCGAAGATGTTACACCACCTACACCAGTTTGCATAGAGTATACCCAGGTGACGGTGGATCCGGCAGGATGCTGGGCTTCAGTGGCGGCCAAAGATCTTGACAAGGGAAGCCGTGATAACTGTTCAAGTAAATTACATTTCGCTGCAGCCCAAATGGACAGCATTGATTATTGGACAAAATATTGGACATCAAAATTAGAAGAGAAATGCGGTAAAGAAGAATACTGGAGAAATAACGAATTGTATCAAACCTGGATTGATGACTGGATAGATTGTTACATTTTTAGAGATACAGTTTATTTTGATGAATGCGGTAGTAACCAGGTAGTGCTCCGAGTATATGAAGCCGATCGTATTCCGCTCCGCGATCCACATATTTTCCCCTGGTCAGAACATGCCTGGTATTGTTATAACAGTAATATATTCTATAGGATCGCACACAATTATAATTTCTTTGATTCAAAAGGAAGCAAATTGGCATCCTGGAGATTGCCGTTAGATTGTAAATCGATAGTAGAGGATTGGATCAACACTCAAAAAACTAAATACATAAGTAGTCGGTATGGACATAACATTGATGTCAGCGCGGTCACCATCAATCAAACAATGGATTCTATACAATCTCAAGGTACATATTGCCCGGGCGATACCAGTATTAATTTAAATCCCGGTGAGTGTAACCGTATTGTAAAATATTCAATAGCACTTCCTCTGGGATATACGGCTGTCCAGACCTCCGGATTGCCCTCCGGATCGCAATTCCCAATCGGCACCACAACCAATGGGTTTAATATATATGATGGCAATACACTGGTTACAAATTGTACCTTTTCAGTGACCATCAAGGAATTTGATTTATCTCCTGCTGTAAGTAAGCAAATGGATTCAATATATACTCATGGTACGTATTGTCCGGGTGATACCACCATTAATTTAAATCCGGGAGAATGTGGTCGTATCGTAAAATATTCAATTATACTTCCACCAGGATATAGTGCTGTTCAGACTTCGGGATTGGCCTCCGGATATGAATTTCCAATAGGCACTACGACCAATAGATTTAATATTAATGATGGCAATACTTTGGTTACGAATTGTGAATTTTCCGTGACCATTAAGGAATTTGATATGCCTAGCAACTATATCTATTGTAAAGAAAATACCACCATCATTTTAAATAATGGCTCTGCAATTTTAGGGGCAGGTCAGGTTTTGGTGAATGCTAATTATGGTTGTTTTGATAATTATATTGTTGAATTATTTAAATCAGGCTACGTACCGGCTGTATTAAGTACCCAGGATATTGGGCAAATGTATGTCTATAGGGTAATAGACCCCAGGACATCGCAAAAATGCGAGGGAAAAGTGCTCGTTGGTACACCTCCATTAAATTGCAAAGCAATATCCACGGTTTTATTGAACAATGATGGCTTTGCATTTTTAGGGGCAGGTCAGGTCTTGATTGAAGAGCAGTATCGTTGTTTTGATAATTATATTGTCGAATTTTTAAAAGGCAGTTACGTTCCCGGCATAGCAACTACTCAAGATGTGGGAATGACACTTACTTATAGAGTGATTGACCCCACATCATCAGCTAAGTGTGAAGGCAAAGTATTTATAGATGATATTAACAATTCTATTGAGCAATTAAATTTATTGAATAACCGTAGACATTCTAAAATATTATACAATGATTGTATGGTGACCGTATTAGTTGATGACAAACAAGCACCTGTAGTCAATCATTTACAAGACATCACGATCTATTGTGACGGTGCACCGGAATATGCCGGACATCCCGCTTGTGAACACAGCGAACGTTTTTCCAAATGGCCGCTGGATTTAAAAGATTCTAAAGGAGTATGGCATGGCTATTACGGAGGATCGGACTTCTTAGGTGTACATATTGATGCCGATGCACATGATGATCCGGATGCCTGTGAATTTAACAAAGGCTGGGCTCCGATTTATTGCAGGTCATGGCTGTACCTGGATTCGTTTGACCATGCAGGACATGTGAATCCTAAAGATTATTTCTCCACCCTGGTTAAAGTAGATAAAAAACGACCACTCGATCATGTATTAAAATCCAACGAGTTTACTATTACAGACAACTGTCGGTTGGAAGATACCACCCTCAGGATCGTAGACAATGGCACGCTCAACGGCTGCAGCGAAGGTTGGATCCAACGCACCTGGACGATCAAGGACAAGTGCGGTAATTCGGTGACAGCAATTCAGAAAATCATCGTCAAGCATCGCCGTGATTTTGAAGTGATCTTCCCGGAAGATAAAGTCGTGACCTGCGATTTCCTCAATAAGACGGATACCAGCACTGCCGGAGCCGGAGCACCGATCATCTCAGACGACGAGTGTGAGCAAGTAGGTGTCCGTTACGCAGATGAAATATTTACAGTGGAGGACGGTGCATGTTATAAAATAGTACGTACCTGGACCTTGGTTGATTGGTGCATTTATGACCCCAATCAACATAACCACTATCCCGATGTGATTGTAGATGACAGACTTCGAGCAAATACAAGTAATCGGTCTTGTGTGTACCGCAATATCAAAGACAATAATGACGGATATATGACCTATGTGCAGATCATCAAAGTCATCGATGAGACTCCGCCGGTAGTGACTACCAGGGATACCACGGTATGTGTATTGAGTGATGATTGTTTGGTGAGTGTAGTCATACCATTGAGCGCATCAGACAATTGTGCTGCCGCATCGGATATCAGATTCCGTTACTTCATCGACTTGAACGCAACTGATGCGGTGTACAATGGAAAACTGTTTGACCCAACCAGCATAGATCAGGGTGGTACACAGTATGTCAAAGACTTCGTCTTTTTATTAGGCGCTCCTGGCAGACATGTGGTGCATGTAGTGGGTATAGACAATTGTGGCAACGCAGATACTTCCAGCTTCAGATTTGAAATCAAAGATTGCAAAAAACCAACTCCCTATTGCTACAATGGCATCGCCACGGTCATCATGCCGGGCAATGGCCAGGTCACCGTCTGGGCCAAGGACCTTAATCTCAACAGCAGTGACAATTGTACACCGGCTGCGGATTTGAAATACAGTTTCTCTGCGGATGTCGCTACAGCAAGTCGGCAGTTTACTTGTGCAGATATGACCAGTGACGGTCAAAACCAAATCTTTGAAGTAGAGATCTGGGTGACCGATAAAGCCGGCAACCAGGATCTGTGCAGGACCTATATCAAACTTCAGGACAATGCCGATGCAGCCAATGGACGACCAGAAGGGGCATGTAAGGACACGGTAGCCTCACTGGCATCCATCAGTGGCAAACTACTTACAGAAGATCAGCAAGGAGTAGAATCTGCGACCGTGCAAATTAAATCTGCTACGCCATCCGGCATACCTGCTTGGAAGAGCAGCATCGATGGCAGCTATCAGTTTAATGCTATTCCTACATCCGGCAGCTATAGTATCTCCGCCATGCGGGATGACAATCCGATGAATGGCGTATCGACCCTCGACCTGGTATTGATTCAAAAACATATACTTGGTACGGAGCGATTCACTTCACCGTACAAGATCATCGCTGCTGATGCAGACAATGATCAGAATGTAAGTGCCATCGACCTCATCGAACTTCGAAAATTAATCCTGGGTCTATACGACAAACTACCTAACAATACCAGTTGGAAGTTTGTACCCATGTCTTATCGGTTTGATGATATCCTCAACCCCTGGTCCGCACCAAACGAAGAGCAAATCATAGTTGCACAAGGAGCTATGGTCAAAGATTTTGTTGGTATCAAAATCGGGGATGTCAATGCCACGGCAGCACCTCACAGCCTGATGAATACAGAAGTAAGAGGCAGTGGTTCAGGATTGATTTTGGAGGTAAAAGATCGCACCTTCAAAGCCGGGGAGCGGGTAGAAGTATCATTCACTTCACCCAATTTTAAAGGAATATCAGGTTTCCAGGGAACTATGTCAATAGGCAATAAACAATTGACAATAGACAATTTAAATCGTCAATCGTCAATTAACTTCACTGAAAACAATATTGGTCGCCGATGGGAACATGAAGGCATGATTACGATGAGCTGGAATAGCAATCAGAGTCAGGACCTGGACAACCAGGCTGTACTCTTTACGATGAACTTTACAGCCCAACAGGATGGCAGACTGAGTGAAGTGCTGAGGATTGGTTCACAACATACGATAGCAGAGTCTTACGAAGGTAAAGGAGAGTTGGGTAATGTATCGATCCGGTTCATTGGTCAGCATGGACAAGAGGTTACCGCACAATCCGAGCTATACCAAAACTACCCCAATCCATTCGACCAGCGGACCGTGATTGGCTTTAACCTTGCCGAGCTGGGCAGAGGAACCTTCAAAGTGACAGATATCACCGGCCGTACCATCAAATCGATTGAAAAAGAATGGGCAAAGGGTTACCAGGAAGTCTGGATCGAACGAAGGGAGATCAAGGCCAGTGGCGTACTGTATTATTCATTTGAAAGCAAGGCATTCAAAGCGACGAAGAAAATGGTTTTGCTGGATTAA
- a CDS encoding FAD-dependent oxidoreductase produces the protein MQEFDVIVLGGGIFGVYAALYLAGRNQSVCLIEKEPSLFSKASVVNQARLHGGYHYPRSMATAQMAHEYQARFMTDHKPFINNQYESYYGIDRSASLTSSSQFEQFCEFIPLPFRKVTNHSLFNMTQLEALYLTEEYSFDTQQMAAFYIEKLKANKHISLQVGTQVMHAEKNQENWLLDAIIGGSTDKIKLKAPTVINATYSGINSINRLFGMQELDLLYVISEIAFVHSSALANTGLTIIDGPFASYLPFGHSGTHSLSSVRYTHHQTSYSSLPTFDCQEVNPSCKPDFISNCNICTARPASDYIKMIEQVKKYLRQDISLDYLHSSFAIKTNLKSSVPDASRPTEIIKLHTSPDFFYLFSGKINSIYEIEKVVDR, from the coding sequence ATGCAAGAATTTGATGTTATCGTGCTGGGTGGCGGAATATTTGGAGTGTATGCAGCCTTGTATTTGGCCGGGAGAAACCAGTCGGTGTGTTTGATTGAAAAGGAGCCATCCCTGTTTTCAAAAGCTTCGGTGGTCAATCAAGCCAGGCTGCATGGCGGTTATCATTATCCAAGAAGTATGGCTACTGCCCAGATGGCTCATGAATACCAGGCTCGTTTTATGACCGACCATAAACCCTTCATCAATAATCAATACGAAAGTTATTATGGGATAGATCGGTCAGCCTCACTAACCAGTAGCAGTCAATTTGAGCAGTTTTGCGAATTCATTCCTCTTCCGTTCCGGAAAGTCACAAATCACAGTCTTTTCAATATGACTCAACTGGAAGCCCTATACCTCACAGAAGAATACAGCTTTGATACGCAGCAGATGGCAGCATTTTACATTGAAAAATTAAAAGCCAATAAGCATATCTCACTCCAGGTGGGTACCCAGGTGATGCATGCCGAAAAAAACCAGGAAAACTGGCTCCTGGATGCTATCATCGGGGGGAGCACAGATAAAATAAAATTAAAAGCACCCACCGTCATTAATGCCACATACTCTGGAATCAATAGCATCAATCGGCTGTTTGGGATGCAGGAGCTGGATCTGCTCTATGTCATTTCAGAGATAGCTTTTGTGCATTCATCGGCCCTCGCGAATACCGGGCTGACGATCATTGATGGTCCCTTTGCTTCTTATTTGCCATTCGGACATTCCGGCACACACTCTTTGTCCTCGGTAAGGTATACGCATCATCAAACATCTTATAGCAGTTTGCCCACTTTTGATTGCCAGGAGGTGAACCCCAGTTGTAAGCCGGATTTTATATCGAATTGCAATATATGTACTGCGAGGCCTGCGTCCGACTATATCAAGATGATTGAACAAGTAAAAAAGTATCTGCGGCAGGATATCTCCTTAGATTATCTTCATTCTTCGTTCGCGATAAAGACCAATTTAAAATCAAGTGTCCCGGATGCCAGCCGTCCAACGGAAATCATAAAACTCCATACCAGTCCCGATTTTTTTTATTTATTTTCCGGAAAAATAAATTCAATTTACGAAATTGAAAAAGTTGTAGACCGCTAA
- a CDS encoding DUF11 domain-containing protein codes for MQLKLASADLSLSKSVNKLTPDSGSMITYTIVVRNAGPDPATGVEVTDMLPVGLGFSGSISGPRTITSTFSNIKWSNLMIPLMTVLH; via the coding sequence ATGCAATTAAAACTGGCCTCAGCCGATCTCAGCTTAAGCAAATCTGTAAATAAGCTGACTCCTGATTCAGGATCCATGATTACCTATACAATAGTTGTTCGCAATGCCGGCCCTGATCCTGCTACGGGAGTGGAGGTGACAGATATGCTGCCTGTTGGGCTTGGTTTTTCCGGTTCGATTTCTGGGCCTAGGACAATTACAAGTACTTTTTCAAATATTAAATGGAGCAACCTCATGATTCCCCTAATGACAGTGTTACATTGA